Sequence from the Rutidosis leptorrhynchoides isolate AG116_Rl617_1_P2 chromosome 3, CSIRO_AGI_Rlap_v1, whole genome shotgun sequence genome:
aactcccccttgaaatataatATCAATGatttacctccccctttcgtaaccattgaaatttaatccCAGGAAATTAACAAAATTCTAAAagtaaggctcccccttgaaagatgttatctaaagcataagaagtagttgctcccctagaatgtatctactccccctaaacacaagatcctaagtataagtcccaacagatctaaggaatgtcaagcactatactctaccatgccaatttctttgatcaagaactttagcctaagttcatctaagggcttagtgaacatgtcagcattgcactttggtaggcacaaagtataactttaCATCCCCTTTttatacatggtccttaatgaaatgataacgaatatcaatttGTTTAGTcgtagaatgctggaccgggttgcttgtaattgctcGTAATTAACTATATCAATTAATAATTAATTCGAAATAATCGTTTTCAGCATCCGAATTCAAAACGTATATAAGGTTCATAATCAGTGACACTCACTTCATCTCTAGTAGACAACGTTCATTAACTTCTCATTCGGGTTAGTAGTATCATCATGAAGCGAAAGCGTGGAAATAAGGGAAAATCTAAAAAAATCCCTAAACTAGGAACAACAGTCGCCGAACCAAACACTGATAATATAAGTAGCGAAGATGTATCTGGTCCAGATAATGTTGAGAAAGATGAGACAAACTCAAAAATGGAAGTTGAAACGCCGCCATCAGTAACTGAACAACCTGAAAAACCACCAGCTGTTAGTGTACCTGTAGTTGATAAGCCAGTAGGGAGATTGGTTTACAATCGGGTCAAACTGAAGATCAAACCTTTAAAACCTTTAGAACCTCAGGTCAATGCCACAGATGTGCATTTGCAGAGTGATACAAATAAAAGTAGCCAGCAGGATATTGGTTTAATTAACAAACAAGAAGTTAGTGAGAAAGTAGAAGAAAAAGGCGATCTCGGTGCCTGAAACCAGCGTAGATGTTTCAACGACCCAACCCAAAAAGACTGGGAACATTTTAATAAAATCATTAAAGAGTTTTAGCTCAAGTTTGAGTCCTTGTAGTAGCAACCCTGCAGTGCCTCATACAGAGAGAATTAATCAAAAAGAGCCCGAGTCAGTTTCTCGAGAATCTGTCTACAACATGCAAGAACTTATTGCTTCCCTTGAGGTTATTAAGAAGATTATGAAAATGGATGCATCAGAGCCTTTTAATTTTCCAGTGGACCCTGTTGTTCTTGGAATACTTGACTACTTTGATTTGATTAAAACACCAATGGATTTCGGGACCATATGTAGCAACCTTGAAAGTGGTATTAAGTATAAGAATTCAGAGGATGTGTACAAAGATGTGCAATATATCTGGGAGAATTGCTACAAGTACAACAAAAAAGGTGATTACATTCTTGAGCTCTTGAAACGTGTGAAGAAGAATTTCATGAAGTATTGGACTGCTGTAGGGTTGTATAGCGACCAACAGCCAGATGGAAACTTATATAGTCTTGGGAAATCGTCCACGAAGAGTGGGCATCTAAAACACAAGTCTAAAAAACATCATGGAGTAAAGGCCCACAAGgatgattttatgtgtgcaatatgcaTCATGATGCTGCGTAGGCAGGAGCGTGAGAAAACTATGAACCCTGCCGATGATTAGACCAAAATGAGTGCTAGTATGGTCCAACAGGTTAAGTTTGATGGAACATCTAATGGTGGTGATACATCGTCTAGTTCTGAAAATTCACAAAATGAAGATGTGAATACtgaaatgagttgaaaaggtgcaagatcataaaagtaaatgctgaagtcaacatgaaatttctcaaaaagctcaatgttgattggcttccttatggaaccattgttcgatcaaccAAAGAAATTGACaggttgactattcatgagcttgttggagttcttatgcattaccaacctgaagtgtctaaacttcaagaaggaaggaaagagtcatctacaagtgatcctcttgctctcattgccaaaaagaagagcaaatcatttatgacttccaaaagcttgtctaagaaagtgcttgttgaagattcaactgattctgaagagttgaatctatctgaagttgatgattctcaccttgaattagtcaagatggcagccatgttcacaaaagccttgaacaaatacaagttcaaaggtaaatcaagcaatcaacgcaagaattcatcatcttcctcgtactacaagaaagctaatCTATCAAAACGAGTTTGAGTTCGGTTAAGAGATGAACTCGAACGAAATCTCCACAAATTTGTTGTTGATCGATGATGATAAGGATATATGAAGGAGATTCAGTATACTTgatttatttgttatttttttattactcctttctcggggttctaacaatctccccccaggagtgagacgggtttccaaaaactaactccctagtaaacatacaacattacaaggaaagaatcaactattgctaactaactccccccgaatgatgtacgaccgttgatgaagatcttgaatcttcaaatCTTGATATCATTGttctttcaacggtctttgagttTGCACAACGGAATGCACAAGGTAGACATTCGTCATTGCATCACTTcatgttgatgaagaatacctcGAAATCTTAGAATCTCCCCTTTCAAAGTACTTGGGCTTTCCTACGTGAACTAAGAACGATCTTGAAACAAGCATCTTCTAACTTAGCACGATTATCGGAAAATTGCTAAAGTTCGggcttttgtctaaaccccaatggAGAAAGATCTTCTTCGAAATCACATAGCTCCCCCCAACACTTGActtgattagtaagctcgaaaaactTAAGAAACTCCCCCTGCAATGTATGGGGCATACAGCCAATCAATTGTGTACTCATCACATCTTTGATAGCCTCAATTATTCATATATTGCTGGTATCAATATAGTTGGCTTTGATCGTTGCTCCTTCGAAGTTCCTTACGTCTCCAATACTCCCCCAAGGATGTGGAAGTTCTTTTTGTTTTCCTTTGCTCACTCGTCAAATAAGTAACGTTTTGACTTTGTCTCTTTGAAGTCCGAGTCCAATACCATACGTGTATTAAAGtcacacgcacatcaaccatatacatatctcccccacaatgatgctcgcatgaaTATCGTATGAAATAAGAGCGTCATTGTATAAAATGGTTGACGTGCTTGGCAAATCTCCAAAATATCGTATAGAACGCGTATGAGAAAATCCATGTGAATTCGAGCCTCGAAAATAGTGAAAAAATACGCTTTGGAAGGCTAGATTCGGTAAAGGACTTGGCCTGAAAATTCTGTTAAAAGTCAGGGGCCAAAACTGTCAAATTTTGACTAAGATTCGGTAAGAGGACTGCCTTTACAAAAAAACTGAAACATGAAAGGGACTGAAACTGAAAATATCATAAAGTTTCATGCAGATTCTGTAATTGGACTGAGTTTAGCCTGTTGGGCTCATTCAGATTCGGTAGGCCCAATATAAGCTTGATTTGTGAATAAAACGTTGTTGGGCCAGAGATTCGATAAGAACCATGTGAGAATTCATTGGTCCAATAAAGAGTCCAATTAGATTCGGTAACAAGCATCGTAACAAATCGATGAATCCAATATACTGTGTAGCATAccgaatcatcatcatcaacaagaaATACCGAATGTATACCGAATCATCAGTGAAACATATCAAATCAATAACCACCAATTACCGAATCAGATTCAAGTCCAAATACCGAATCATAATCGCAGCTAATACCGAATAAGAAGGAATTGAAATACTGAATCAGATTCAATAGAATCAACCGAATTTGCTCATCTTGTTACATGAGAACCGTCACCATCACAGCATGATCTTACGAAAATCAAAAAAAATCTATGCAGCAAATTAGTGCTTGACATTGATTGCAACGAGTTGCAAAAGCATCAACTAAACAATTTTGTGAAGTAATTTAATCCATAACAGCTTCAAATCACAGAATCAATGATGAACAGTTGACGTTCATGTGAAGAACACCAAAAATCTAAAATAGAATTAAATGAGTTTCAGGTTATGAATCCTTGATGAAATACACTTAGAATCATCCCAGGAAGCCTCGACATGCATCATTGGATCCAGAAACTCACTTATTCGTTCGAATCAAAAGTTTGACCAAAATTCCATAGCATTTAACTTCGAATCTGTGAAAGATGAGATGTTGTTCTAGATGATTTAAAGCATCACAAAGCTGGAGTAAGTAATCAGAAACATGAATTGATCTTCAATTTATACTGTGAAGAATCGAAAGATGCCAGAGAGCAAAACACTTAATGAAGAACTCTAACGATGACCTCGAATCAATTCACCTTGAAGAAGTTGATGTTAATCTGTGAGAGTTGATCACGAAGGTTAGGAATCTGATCGAGATCATTTTTCTAACATCAATTTGTAGAACGAAACATCAATTGAGAAAAGTCAAATTTGTAGCTTCATGAACATATAACTGGTACTGTAGCAGtagatgaatcatgaatttgaatTTCTGAGATAATTTGTGTATTGATTTTGTGATATGAATCTTAAATGATAATGAATTAGAATAAGTGTCGGTGTAAAGTGTTTTGGATAGTTATAAGATTCGGTAAATGAGATTCGGTATTTAATGAATCTCATTTAATTGTGTATGTGTGATGATGAGATTTGGTATCGAAAATTTTTTCGAAAAAAtttgaagatcttcatatcttcgtgatgaagatgatgaaggtatGAAGGTTTGGTGTTGAaggtttgaaggtggagggaaaacattcaCGAATATTTATAGGATCACCATTCGGTTCATTGAATGTATGGCTCtgttaccaaatgataggtcagatcatgttgagattagaagaaaatacaagttagaatgagattcggtaagtgtgaaggagattcggtattagagagaattaacaatatttacattccacagcttctagaactcagttacaatgcaatggctatctaattaggactacttaggttccttatatagccatcttctaaggaaccatcaattaagcttatttcacattaatactatacaacttcggggtcctaacaatctcccccttagtgttaaatgtgaacttttacaatataatcctattaaaacatctaaaggaactttgttcctctgaagtgaactttggatttgaatcccttgagattctcatatcttcgtatattcattCTTGTCTTTAGacaacttttcaatcttgtgagaatgtatttgacaatctcattatcttcagttgaatagcagttattgatcagtctccatctcaaatatttgaaagcatacatcaacgttctgtctgagtatcttctgaaatctgagactctgatgaagatctttgtatagtgagaattgacaaacacaaacccataaggactgtcacttacttcaagtaaggacatatatcttagctcttcgattacttgatttggcggtttgattcagagctttttgtgtccagattctaaccccatctgaaaatcgtgaacggacatccatctcatcaagtcaagaataaatctgtaccttcattgcagtagcatgataaattgttgcagattcattcaagttaatcaagtagttgtaaatgaaaataatgtcgtccatcttcaatctatcaaaatctgcttcagagaattgataatcttcatcatccattcttgttacctgaaacaatggcatcttcactccatccttgttaatcatcaaaatcttatttatgcttttgatctctgaattttactgaacttgaagtttctcttcattctttaaTCTATATTTATCACGAACActtagataagctttgagatattctggtttcttatgatatttccatgcacccagaacactcattgattcAGAAAG
This genomic interval carries:
- the LOC139900192 gene encoding uncharacterized protein; amino-acid sequence: MKRKRGNKGKSKKIPKLGTTVAEPNTDNISSEDVSGPDNVEKDETNSKMEVETPPSVTEQPEKPPAVSVPVVDKPVGRLVYNRVKLKIKPLKPLEPQVNATDVHLQSDTNKSSQQDIGLINKQEVSEKVEEKGDLVPHTERINQKEPESVSRESVYNMQELIASLEVIKKIMKMDASEPFNFPVDPVVLGILDYFDLIKTPMDFGTICSNLESGIKYKNSEDVYKDVQYIWENCYKYNKKGDYILELLKRVKKNFMKYWTAVGLYSDQQPDGNLYSLGKSSTKSGHLKHKSKKHHGVKAHKDDFMCAICIMMLRRQEREKTMNPADD